The following proteins are encoded in a genomic region of Glycine max cultivar Williams 82 chromosome 18, Glycine_max_v4.0, whole genome shotgun sequence:
- the LOC100811395 gene encoding protein trichome birefringence-like 2 — MHVLFNVKRVAFSESFLSHRRRLFTWFSLSVSASLVLVSLFLLSNSLRVPKVSVFVPKLDAVGANSSIGPCPLLPFNTSHTFSSESNTFDTSKSNGSESSVQRIEEGSVAMEILHGVNNVSGENIKSVAEGRGLENSSLSSNLLPESNNGKQSKHEGGLDGEKNLKNVTVTHNDEMHVGLYDEKCDIFDGKWVRDGSKPHYPLGSCRLIDRDFNCHRNGRPDAEYVKWRWQPNGCKIPSLNATDFLERLRGQRLVFVGDSLNRNMWESLVCILRQSIKNKKRVFEISGRREFKKKGVYAFRFEDYNCSVDFVVSPFIVQESTFNGKNGSFETLRLDLMDRTTARYCDANIIVFNTGHWWTHDKTSKGEDYYQEGNHVYPRLEVLDAYTRALTTWAKWVDQKINADQTQVFFRGFSVTHFWGGQWNSGGQCHKETEPIFNEAYLQRYPSKMLALEHVIQQMKARVVYMNISRLTDYRKDGHPSVYRTGYKASMNHNTAALFEDCSHWCLPGVPDTWNELLYVSLLKYGKGTWKS; from the exons ATGCATGTTCTTTTTAATGTGAAGAGAGTAGCGTTCTCTGAGTCCTTTCTGTCACACAGAAGAAGGCTTTTCACTTGGTTCAGTTTAAGTGTTTCAGCTTCTCTTGTTCTGGTGTCCCTCTTTCTTCTCAGTAACTCCCTCAGGGTTCCTAAAGTTTCAGTCTTTGTTCCAAAACTTGACGCTGTTGGTGCAAACTCTTCTATTGGTCCTTGCCCCTTGTTGCCTTTCAACACTAGCCACACTTTTTCCTCTGAGAGTAACACTTTTGACACTTCAAAGTCAAATGGGTCAGAGAGTTCTGTGCAGAGAATTGAAGAGGGAAGTGTTGCTATGGAAATTCTTCATGGAGTGAATAATGTGTCAGGTGAAAACATTAAGAGTGTTGCAGAAGGGAGGGGTTTGGAGAATTCTAGTCTTTCTTCTAATTTGTTGCCAGAGAGTAACAATGGAAAACAATCAAAGCATGAAGGGGGTTTAGATGGGGAAAAGAATTTAAAGAATGTAACTGTCACTCATAATGACGAAATGCATGTTGGTTTATATGATGAAAAATGTGACATTTTTGATGGAAAGTGGGTAAGAGATGGTTCAAAGCCACATTATCCTTTAGGGTCTTGTCGCCTTATTGATCGAGATTTTAATTGTCACCGTAATGGGAGGCCTGATGCTGAATATGTTAAATGGAGGTGGCAGCCAAATGGGTGCAAAATTCCAAG TTTGAATGCAACTGATTTTCTGGAGAGGTTGCGCGGGCAGAGGCTGGTTTTCGTGGGGGATTCACTGAACAGGAACATGTGGGAGTCACTTGTATGCATTCTCCGTCAAAGCATCAAGAACAAGAAGCGGGTTTTTGAAATTTCTGGAAGAAGGGAGTTTAAGAAGAAAGGTGTCTATGCTTTTAgatttgag GATTATAATTGTTCGGTGGATTTTGTTGTTTCACCATTCATTGTTCAAGAGTCAACTTTCAATGGCAAAAATGGTTCATTTGAGACATTAAGATTGGATTTGATGGACCGTACTACGGCCAGGTATTGCGATGCTAATATCATAGTCTTCAACACAGGACATTGGTGGACCCATGATAAAACATCAAAAGG AGAAGATTATTATCAAGAAGGAAACCATGTATACCCAAGACTTGAGGTTCTGGATGCATATACAAGGGCCTTGACCACTTGGGCTAAATGGGTTGACCAAAAAATTAATGCCGATCAAACTCAGGTTTTCTTCAGAGGATTCTCAGTTACCCATTTCTG GGGTGGGCAATGGAATTCAGGAGGACAGTGCCATAAAGAAACTGAGCCAATATTCAATGAAGCTTACTTACAAAGATATCCTTCAAAAATGTTGGCTCTCGAACATGTCATCCAACAAATGAAAGCCCGAGTAGTATATATGAACATAAGTAGGCTTACAGATTACAGAAAAGATGGACATCCTTCAGTATACAGAACGGGGTATAAGGCATCAATGAATCATAACACTGCTGCACTATTCGAAGATTGCAGCCATTGGTGCTTGCCTGGGGTACCAGATACTTGGAATGAATTGCTCTATGTTTCTCTCTTAAAATATGGAAAGGGAACATGGAAAAGCTGA